From one Paenibacillus antri genomic stretch:
- a CDS encoding protein kinase domain-containing protein, whose product MSDATSGTIRLRAGDRVASKWSGQSILVERFLGEGANGSVYLARLPDGPSHCALKIGNDVYALQSEINALKSVGGDAPRLLLADDGTCRGVSFPFYVMSFVPGKPLGETTFGADAGALTTFGADLLGQLRELHAAGWAFGDVKPDNVMIGRQGEVRLVDYGGATRFGSSVKQFTELYDRGYWKLGGRRAEAAYDLFAFAVVMLEAAGLGRRVRAIAGTSRRDKAKELVALVDESPLLAAEANVLKRLLRGECGDTEQALGAWAAAAAKPPPRHAPAAGERWPAYWFAGAAAAFAGAVWWMSGNGLS is encoded by the coding sequence TTGTCTGACGCGACTTCCGGAACGATTCGGCTCCGCGCGGGAGACCGCGTGGCGTCGAAATGGAGCGGACAATCGATTCTCGTGGAGCGGTTTCTCGGGGAAGGTGCCAACGGGAGCGTCTATTTGGCGCGTCTCCCGGACGGCCCTTCCCATTGCGCTTTGAAAATCGGAAACGACGTTTATGCACTGCAATCGGAGATCAACGCCCTGAAATCGGTCGGCGGCGACGCTCCGCGGCTGCTGCTGGCGGACGACGGCACGTGCCGGGGAGTCTCGTTCCCGTTCTACGTCATGTCGTTCGTGCCCGGGAAGCCGCTCGGCGAGACAACGTTCGGCGCGGACGCCGGCGCGTTGACAACGTTCGGCGCCGACCTGCTCGGGCAGCTTCGCGAGCTGCATGCCGCAGGCTGGGCGTTCGGCGACGTGAAGCCCGATAACGTGATGATCGGCCGCCAGGGCGAGGTGCGTCTCGTCGATTACGGCGGGGCGACGCGGTTCGGATCGTCGGTGAAGCAGTTCACGGAGCTATACGATCGAGGATACTGGAAGCTCGGGGGACGAAGGGCGGAGGCGGCGTACGATTTGTTCGCGTTCGCCGTCGTCATGCTCGAGGCGGCGGGGCTCGGGCGCCGCGTGCGCGCGATCGCGGGGACGAGCCGCCGGGACAAGGCGAAGGAGCTCGTCGCGCTCGTCGACGAAAGCCCGCTGCTCGCCGCGGAGGCGAACGTGCTGAAGCGGCTGCTGCGCGGAGAGTGCGGCGACACCGAGCAGGCGCTCGGCGCTTGGGCCGCCGCCGCCGCGAAGCCGCCGCCGCGGCACGCGCCGGCGGCCGGAGAACGATGGCCGGCGTATTGGTTCGCCGGAGCGGCGGCCGCGTTCGCGGGGGCCGTCTGGTGGATGAGCGGCAACGGGCTGTCATAA
- the mazG gene encoding nucleoside triphosphate pyrophosphohydrolase, which produces MLRNTGRITVAGLGPGGPDGLTLGAWDAVRTAPLLLLRTDKHPVTAWMREQGVAYETYDALYEAHGQFGDVYEAIVDDLLRRAAAGADLVYAVPGHPSVAESTVALLRERCPAAGVSLRIVGGESFLDRAFVALGFDPADGFQLADGTAFRPERLNPYNHILITQVYDGFVASDVKLGLMERYPDDYEVTVGHALGVAGEERIEHVPLYELDRVGGYGNLSLVYVPPTERDDVHYRTFERLHEIIAKLRSPKGCPWDREQTHKSLRKYFIEETYEALETIDNDDMDALRDELGDVLLQIMLHAQIEEEAGTFDIYDVVAGLAAKMVRRHPHVFGDVRVGGVDDVLATWQDVKAKEREAAGDAAPASVLDGIPSGLPSLMRAVAVQKKAAKVGFDWSEPASIADKIEEELREFQEALAGAGDDRAERLLEEMGDLLFAVVNLARYLKIDPEEALSATNRKFTKRFQYIEERLRLSGKSFDQTDINEMESYWQDAKRS; this is translated from the coding sequence GTGCTACGAAATACGGGACGCATTACCGTCGCGGGACTCGGACCGGGCGGCCCCGACGGCTTGACGCTCGGCGCATGGGACGCCGTGCGGACGGCGCCGCTGCTGTTGCTGCGGACGGACAAGCATCCGGTGACGGCCTGGATGCGAGAGCAGGGCGTCGCCTACGAAACCTACGACGCGCTCTACGAAGCGCACGGACAGTTCGGGGACGTGTACGAGGCCATCGTCGACGACCTGCTGCGACGCGCCGCGGCCGGGGCCGACCTCGTCTACGCGGTGCCGGGGCATCCGTCGGTCGCGGAGTCGACCGTGGCGCTCCTGCGGGAGCGCTGCCCCGCGGCCGGCGTCTCCTTGCGCATCGTCGGCGGCGAGAGCTTCCTCGACCGTGCGTTCGTCGCGCTCGGCTTCGATCCGGCGGACGGCTTCCAGCTGGCCGACGGGACGGCGTTCCGACCGGAGCGCTTGAATCCGTACAATCACATTCTGATTACGCAGGTGTATGACGGGTTCGTCGCTTCGGACGTGAAGCTGGGGCTGATGGAGCGGTATCCCGACGATTACGAGGTGACGGTCGGGCATGCGCTCGGCGTCGCCGGCGAGGAACGGATCGAACACGTGCCGTTGTATGAACTGGACCGGGTCGGCGGGTACGGCAATCTGTCGCTCGTGTACGTGCCGCCGACCGAGCGGGACGACGTCCATTACCGGACGTTCGAGCGGCTGCACGAGATTATCGCGAAGCTTCGCAGCCCCAAGGGCTGCCCGTGGGATCGAGAGCAGACGCACAAGTCGCTGCGCAAATACTTCATCGAAGAGACGTACGAGGCGCTCGAGACGATCGACAACGACGACATGGACGCGCTTCGGGACGAACTCGGCGACGTGCTGCTGCAAATCATGCTGCATGCGCAGATCGAAGAAGAGGCCGGCACGTTCGACATCTACGACGTCGTCGCGGGGTTGGCCGCGAAGATGGTGCGGCGCCATCCGCATGTGTTCGGCGACGTCCGGGTCGGCGGGGTCGACGACGTGCTCGCCACTTGGCAGGACGTGAAGGCGAAGGAGCGGGAAGCGGCAGGCGACGCGGCGCCCGCTTCGGTGCTGGACGGCATTCCGAGCGGGCTTCCGTCGCTCATGCGGGCGGTCGCCGTGCAGAAGAAGGCGGCGAAGGTCGGCTTCGACTGGAGCGAGCCTGCTTCGATCGCCGACAAGATCGAGGAAGAGCTGCGCGAGTTCCAGGAGGCGTTGGCCGGCGCCGGCGACGACCGGGCGGAACGGCTGCTCGAAGAGATGGGCGATCTCCTGTTCGCGGTCGTCAATCTGGCCCGTTACCTGAAAATCGATCCGGAAGAAGCGTTATCCGCGACGAACCGAAAATTTACCAAAAGATTTCAGTATATCGAGGAACGACTACGTTTAAGCGGGAAATCCTTTGACCAAACTGATATCAATGAGATGGAAAGCTACTGGCAGGATGCCAAAAGGAGCTGA
- a CDS encoding vWA domain-containing protein: MKQIIVITDGNSNEGISPITAAAEAYARGVVVNVIGVVDREAAGMRGEREIEAVAKAGGGLHRIVSPTKLAYTMQMMTRHTVVATIQQVVNEELRSIFKNETASLETLPPEKRAEVVRSVDEWTETAPLQVALLIDASASMKHKFDAVREAAYDLMLSMQARAGKSELAVLHFPGNNANAVEIDVGWTCELAKLEKILYKLNVKGTTPTGPAILDALALFGGVGRPSPRRAADAAWGDYVV; this comes from the coding sequence TTGAAGCAAATCATCGTGATTACCGACGGGAATTCGAATGAGGGGATCAGTCCGATTACCGCGGCGGCGGAGGCGTACGCAAGGGGCGTCGTCGTCAACGTGATCGGCGTCGTCGACCGGGAAGCGGCGGGCATGCGCGGGGAACGGGAAATCGAGGCCGTCGCCAAAGCGGGCGGAGGCTTACATAGAATCGTATCGCCGACGAAGCTGGCGTATACGATGCAGATGATGACGCGGCATACGGTCGTGGCGACGATCCAACAGGTCGTCAACGAAGAGCTGCGTTCGATTTTCAAGAACGAGACGGCGTCGCTGGAGACGCTCCCGCCGGAGAAGCGAGCGGAGGTCGTCCGATCGGTGGACGAATGGACGGAGACGGCGCCGCTGCAGGTCGCGCTGCTGATCGACGCGAGCGCGAGCATGAAGCATAAATTCGATGCAGTGCGAGAAGCGGCCTACGACTTGATGCTCAGTATGCAGGCGCGAGCGGGCAAAAGCGAACTCGCCGTGTTACATTTCCCTGGAAATAACGCGAATGCTGTCGAAATCGACGTCGGGTGGACGTGCGAGCTTGCAAAACTAGAAAAGATTCTATATAAATTAAACGTAAAAGGGACGACACCCACCGGGCCCGCGATCTTGGACGCGCTAGCCTTGTTCGGCGGCGTCGGGCGGCCTTCGCCGCGCCGCGCCGCGGACGCCGCTTGGGGGGATTACGTTGTCTGA
- the spoIIE gene encoding stage II sporulation protein E gives MEKRNVMQRLGWDIGGATGRWKQSAKHRLLHNRVVQAAVGKRWAIVLMLVAFLLGRANILGELAPFAIAFFAAISYLRRGLMQTSALALIAGSLLSPHIQVGSIAAQIVVFALLQKGMARYEKSEVSHAPALVFLSTFTVGLFADIVASNMTWYAVMMTSVEAGLSSVLTLIFLQALPVLTLTRKNYQLRHEEIICLMILLASVLTGTVQWEIGTVSLEHSLSRYLILILAFVGGAPIGASVGVVTGLILSLANFSAIQQISLLAFAGLLAGLLKDGGKMAVGFGMLLGTSILAIYAGDAAHVMQSTYESVAAVALFLLTPKGMIRTIAKYVPGTQEHAKSQQDYIRRVRDITANRVNQFSDVFKQLSKSFGQLTEQNQLLQHEAEMGHFVNAVTQEACATCFKRNSCWEGGFYKTYKYMTDMMTEVEANPEFDKDHIRAEWRQTCHKTERVLTILQKQYEKYRYDRHWTKQIQDSRKLVSEQLFGVSQVMDDLVKEIRREGQGLFLQEEQITQVLEEMGLQVQRLDIISLDEGNVEIEVVHGFKRGFDECRKMIAPLLSDVLGETIAVKQERWDEPSEGLATVRFSSAKEYEVETGIACAAKGGEWLSGDSFSTVELGNGKFALAISDGMGNGERARVESSAALSILQQLLQSGMDEQLAIKSVNSVLMLRSSDEIYATVDLAIIDLYSAKTTFMKIGSTPSFIKRGDEVLPITASNLPLGILKDIDVDLVVHQLLPGDLLVMMTDGVYDAPGHAANKELWMKRILSEMESDAPQDIADKLLDTVIRHHDGEVVDDMTVIVAKIDKFAPEWATFRWRGQGAPIERPRTVS, from the coding sequence ATGGAAAAACGGAACGTGATGCAGCGGCTGGGGTGGGACATCGGGGGAGCGACGGGCAGGTGGAAGCAATCGGCGAAGCATCGGCTGCTGCACAATCGCGTCGTCCAGGCGGCGGTAGGCAAGCGGTGGGCGATCGTGCTGATGCTCGTCGCCTTCCTGCTCGGACGCGCGAACATTCTCGGCGAGCTGGCGCCGTTCGCCATCGCGTTCTTCGCGGCCATCTCGTATTTGCGGCGAGGCCTTATGCAGACGTCGGCGCTCGCCTTGATCGCGGGCAGCCTGCTGTCGCCGCATATCCAGGTCGGGTCGATCGCCGCGCAGATCGTCGTCTTCGCCTTGCTGCAGAAGGGGATGGCGCGGTACGAGAAGTCGGAGGTATCGCATGCGCCGGCGCTCGTCTTCCTATCGACCTTCACCGTGGGGCTGTTCGCCGACATCGTCGCGTCGAATATGACCTGGTACGCGGTTATGATGACGTCGGTCGAAGCGGGACTTAGCAGCGTACTGACGCTCATCTTCCTCCAAGCGCTGCCGGTGCTCACGTTGACTCGGAAAAACTATCAGCTGCGGCACGAAGAAATTATCTGCTTAATGATATTGTTGGCGTCGGTGCTGACCGGGACGGTGCAGTGGGAGATCGGCACCGTATCGCTGGAGCACTCGCTTTCGAGATATCTCATCTTGATTCTCGCGTTCGTCGGCGGGGCGCCGATCGGCGCGTCGGTCGGCGTCGTCACCGGCCTCATTCTCAGCTTGGCGAACTTTTCCGCGATTCAACAAATCAGTCTGCTGGCGTTCGCGGGGCTGCTGGCCGGCCTCTTGAAGGACGGAGGCAAGATGGCCGTCGGCTTCGGCATGCTGCTCGGCACGTCGATCCTCGCGATCTACGCCGGAGACGCGGCGCATGTGATGCAGTCCACGTACGAATCGGTGGCCGCCGTGGCTCTGTTCCTGCTGACGCCGAAGGGCATGATCCGCACGATCGCCAAGTACGTGCCCGGCACGCAGGAGCATGCGAAGTCGCAGCAGGATTATATTCGCCGCGTACGGGACATTACGGCGAATCGGGTGAATCAATTTTCCGACGTGTTCAAGCAATTGTCGAAGAGCTTCGGCCAATTGACGGAGCAAAATCAGCTCCTTCAGCACGAAGCGGAGATGGGCCATTTCGTGAACGCGGTGACGCAAGAGGCGTGCGCGACCTGCTTTAAGCGAAACTCCTGCTGGGAGGGAGGATTCTATAAGACTTACAAATATATGACGGATATGATGACGGAGGTGGAGGCGAACCCGGAATTCGACAAGGACCATATTCGCGCGGAATGGAGGCAGACGTGCCATAAGACGGAACGCGTATTGACGATTCTGCAGAAGCAATACGAGAAATATCGGTACGACCGGCATTGGACGAAGCAAATTCAAGACAGCCGCAAGCTCGTATCCGAGCAGCTGTTCGGCGTCTCGCAGGTCATGGACGACCTGGTAAAGGAAATCCGGCGCGAAGGACAAGGCTTGTTCTTGCAAGAAGAGCAGATTACGCAGGTGCTCGAGGAGATGGGGCTGCAGGTGCAGCGGCTCGACATTATTTCGCTCGACGAAGGCAATGTGGAAATCGAAGTGGTGCACGGCTTCAAGCGCGGATTCGACGAATGTCGGAAAATGATCGCGCCCCTCCTCTCCGACGTGCTCGGCGAGACGATCGCGGTGAAGCAGGAGCGCTGGGACGAACCGAGCGAGGGGCTCGCCACGGTACGATTCTCTTCCGCGAAGGAGTATGAGGTGGAGACGGGCATCGCCTGCGCGGCGAAGGGCGGCGAATGGCTGTCCGGCGACAGCTTCTCGACCGTGGAGCTCGGCAACGGCAAGTTCGCGCTCGCCATTAGCGACGGCATGGGCAACGGCGAACGGGCCCGCGTGGAGAGCAGCGCCGCGCTGTCGATTTTGCAGCAGCTGCTGCAATCCGGCATGGACGAGCAGCTCGCGATCAAGTCGGTTAACTCGGTACTGATGCTGCGCTCATCCGATGAAATTTACGCGACGGTGGACTTGGCCATTATCGATTTATATAGCGCGAAGACGACGTTCATGAAGATCGGCTCGACGCCGAGCTTCATCAAACGGGGCGACGAGGTGCTGCCGATTACGGCGAGCAATCTGCCGCTCGGCATCTTGAAAGATATCGACGTCGACTTGGTCGTGCATCAGCTGCTGCCGGGCGATCTGCTCGTCATGATGACGGACGGCGTCTACGACGCGCCGGGCCATGCGGCGAACAAGGAGCTCTGGATGAAGCGCATCCTATCCGAGATGGAATCCGACGCGCCGCAGGACATCGCGGACAAGCTGCTCGACACGGTCATCCGCCACCACGACGGGGAAGTCGTGGACGATATGACGGTCATCGTCGCGAAGATCGACAAATTCGCGCCGGAGTGGGCGACGTTCCGTTGGCGCGGGCAGGGCGCTCCTATCGAACGGCCGAGAACGGTGAGCTAG
- a CDS encoding FtsB family cell division protein yields MAKGSAKQAAKPKSELRRRRLYFTIVGGVSLWAIFAFWDQTGAMKEKKAEMGVLLQRLEEVRAEHDSYQSEVTRLQDPEYIEQKVRKDFGMTRPGDKVFGSPAEE; encoded by the coding sequence ATGGCTAAGGGATCGGCGAAGCAAGCGGCGAAGCCGAAGAGCGAGCTCCGGAGGCGACGGTTGTATTTCACGATCGTCGGCGGAGTATCCTTGTGGGCGATCTTCGCGTTTTGGGACCAGACCGGGGCCATGAAGGAGAAGAAGGCGGAGATGGGCGTCTTGCTGCAGCGCCTGGAGGAAGTGCGGGCGGAGCACGATTCGTACCAATCGGAAGTCACCCGTCTTCAAGATCCTGAATATATTGAACAGAAGGTACGGAAGGATTTCGGGATGACGCGCCCCGGCGATAAGGTGTTCGGCTCCCCGGCGGAAGAGTGA
- a CDS encoding S1 domain-containing RNA-binding protein — translation MSTIEVGAKLEGKVTGITHFGAFVELPGGVTGLVHISEIADSYVKDVKDHLKLEDVVTVKVINVDKDGKIGLSIKKAVDRPPEAPRPSFGRDGPREGSGGFGGGRPPREGGGGFGGRGGFGGGRGGDRRQGGGGFGGGRPASFEDKMSRFLKDSEERMSSLKKNTEGKRGGRGAKRV, via the coding sequence ATGTCAACCATTGAAGTTGGCGCGAAGCTAGAAGGCAAGGTTACGGGAATTACCCACTTCGGCGCTTTCGTCGAATTGCCCGGCGGCGTTACCGGTCTTGTTCACATTTCGGAGATCGCCGACAGCTACGTCAAGGACGTCAAGGATCACCTCAAGCTGGAAGACGTGGTGACGGTGAAGGTCATCAATGTGGATAAGGACGGGAAGATCGGGCTTTCGATCAAGAAGGCCGTCGATCGTCCGCCGGAAGCGCCGCGACCGAGCTTCGGCCGCGACGGCCCGCGCGAAGGCAGCGGCGGCTTCGGCGGCGGACGGCCCCCGCGCGAGGGCGGCGGCGGCTTCGGCGGACGCGGCGGCTTCGGCGGCGGACGCGGCGGCGATCGCCGCCAAGGCGGCGGCGGCTTCGGCGGCGGCAGACCGGCGAGTTTCGAAGACAAGATGTCCCGTTTCTTGAAGGATAGCGAAGAGCGCATGTCCTCCCTTAAGAAAAATACGGAAGGGAAACGCGGCGGACGCGGCGCGAAGCGCGTATAG
- a CDS encoding HU family DNA-binding protein, whose amino-acid sequence MNKQDLINSISEKSGLTKKDVESVLNSFLGEVTDALSSGDKVQLIGFGTFETRKRSARVGRNPQTGATLEIAESKVPAFKAGNKLKEAVK is encoded by the coding sequence ATGAACAAGCAAGATTTGATCAACAGCATTTCCGAGAAGAGCGGCCTGACGAAGAAAGACGTCGAGTCCGTATTGAACAGCTTCCTTGGCGAAGTAACCGACGCGTTGTCCTCCGGGGACAAGGTACAGTTGATCGGCTTCGGCACGTTCGAGACGCGCAAGCGTTCCGCGCGCGTAGGCCGCAACCCGCAAACCGGCGCGACGCTCGAAATCGCCGAGTCCAAGGTTCCTGCGTTCAAAGCGGGCAACAAGCTCAAAGAAGCAGTGAAGTAA
- a CDS encoding RNA-binding S4 domain-containing protein — protein MRLDKFLKVSRLIKRRTVAKDVSDQGRVWINGKEAKASSTVKPGDELTVRFGQKSVTVRVERIAETTRKDEAAEMYTVIKEESNASGESVV, from the coding sequence ATGCGTCTCGACAAATTCCTGAAGGTCTCCCGGCTTATCAAGCGTCGCACCGTCGCGAAAGACGTGTCCGACCAAGGACGGGTCTGGATCAACGGGAAAGAAGCGAAGGCGAGCAGCACGGTTAAGCCCGGCGACGAGCTGACGGTGCGATTCGGCCAGAAGAGCGTCACCGTCCGCGTCGAGCGGATCGCCGAGACGACTCGCAAGGACGAAGCGGCCGAGATGTACACAGTCATTAAAGAGGAATCGAACGCGTCCGGCGAGAGCGTCGTCTAA
- the tilS gene encoding tRNA lysidine(34) synthetase TilS, translated as MLTDGLTRRVERTIRERSLFAHGERIVVGVSGGADSVALLHVLCALRERYDYRVAAAHVNHGLRGDESDAEEAYVRALCERLGTPCFATRVDVSGALAAHGNNLQSAARALRFEAFRAATEAWEAGATALGHHADDQAETVLMRLLRGAGAGGLGGIRFVAEVNGLKLVRPLLRNKKTELEAYCERHGLAPRFDSSNAKRTYFRNAIRLDLLPYIMKLRPGAADSLRRAAELSADEDELLDALASERVREATKREGGAIRAERTAFLEAHIALQRRMIKIILNSLKLDENAIDFAKVERIREAIAADLPTTSEIRTSADTAFRRSYDALEWGPYRRETPKPYRCSFDPAGAEAGEVELPAVGGWIEWRNEAVDRFRPPEAADAFEVWFDADRAPTPWTVRTRAPGDRMDVFGLNGSKSVKDIFVDGKLPKDQREVWPVVTDADGTLLWVPGFRRAAAAPVDDRTKRVVAMRLRFEGNFFD; from the coding sequence ATGCTGACGGACGGGTTGACGCGGCGGGTGGAGCGGACGATTCGGGAGCGCTCCTTGTTCGCGCATGGCGAGCGGATCGTCGTCGGCGTGTCCGGCGGCGCGGATTCCGTCGCGCTCCTGCACGTGTTGTGCGCGCTGCGCGAGCGGTACGACTATCGCGTCGCGGCCGCGCACGTCAATCATGGCTTGCGCGGCGACGAATCCGACGCGGAGGAGGCATACGTTCGGGCGCTGTGCGAACGGCTCGGGACGCCGTGCTTCGCGACGCGCGTGGATGTTTCCGGCGCGCTGGCGGCGCACGGCAACAACTTGCAGTCGGCCGCCCGGGCGCTGCGGTTCGAAGCGTTCCGCGCCGCGACCGAAGCCTGGGAGGCGGGGGCGACAGCGCTCGGGCATCACGCGGACGATCAGGCGGAGACGGTGCTGATGCGACTGCTTCGCGGCGCGGGGGCCGGCGGCCTCGGCGGCATTCGGTTCGTCGCCGAGGTGAACGGGTTGAAACTTGTAAGGCCGCTCCTCCGTAATAAGAAGACCGAGCTTGAAGCGTACTGCGAACGACACGGTCTGGCGCCTCGATTCGATTCGAGCAACGCGAAGCGGACGTACTTCCGCAACGCGATTCGGTTAGATTTGCTTCCTTATATAATGAAGCTTCGCCCCGGCGCGGCGGATTCGCTTCGGCGGGCGGCCGAGCTGAGCGCCGACGAAGACGAGCTGCTCGACGCGCTCGCTTCGGAGCGGGTTCGCGAGGCGACGAAGCGGGAAGGGGGCGCGATCCGGGCCGAGCGAACGGCGTTCCTGGAAGCGCATATCGCTTTACAAAGACGAATGATTAAAATAATATTAAATAGTCTCAAATTGGATGAAAACGCCATCGATTTCGCCAAAGTGGAACGGATTCGCGAGGCGATCGCCGCAGACCTGCCCACGACGTCGGAAATCCGGACGAGCGCCGACACGGCGTTCCGAAGGTCGTACGATGCGTTAGAGTGGGGACCTTATCGGCGCGAGACCCCGAAGCCGTACCGATGCTCGTTCGATCCCGCCGGCGCCGAAGCCGGCGAAGTGGAGCTCCCCGCCGTCGGAGGATGGATCGAATGGCGGAACGAGGCGGTCGATCGGTTCCGTCCGCCGGAAGCGGCGGATGCCTTCGAGGTTTGGTTCGACGCGGATCGCGCGCCGACGCCTTGGACGGTCCGGACGCGAGCGCCCGGAGATCGAATGGACGTATTCGGTTTAAACGGGAGCAAATCGGTAAAAGATATTTTCGTCGACGGGAAGCTTCCGAAGGATCAGCGAGAAGTCTGGCCCGTCGTGACGGACGCGGACGGGACGCTGCTGTGGGTGCCGGGCTTCCGGCGGGCCGCGGCCGCGCCGGTTGACGACCGCACGAAACGGGTCGTCGCGATGAGGCTGCGGTTCGAGGGGAACTTTTTCGACTGA
- the yabQ gene encoding spore cortex biosynthesis protein YabQ: MTLSAQFLTMAAMMLSGAALGLLFDGYRVLSGELRFPRWIIPPLDILYWAVGTVAVFRVLFLSNGGEVRIYVFLALLIGVSFYFALLSDVFVQAIRWSIGRIKALIRLLIRLGDLLVVRPLIALYRLVIVILGFLAALSIFLGKLVLQLLYPLWKIALWIGRPLGRRISRLVRAEAWLTPSVRFVADVLRRTGLWRKRK; this comes from the coding sequence GTGACGCTAAGCGCTCAATTTCTGACGATGGCCGCCATGATGCTCAGCGGGGCCGCGCTCGGGCTGCTGTTCGACGGCTACCGGGTGTTGTCGGGGGAGCTCCGGTTCCCGCGCTGGATCATCCCGCCGCTGGACATCCTGTATTGGGCCGTCGGGACGGTCGCCGTCTTCCGCGTCTTATTCCTCAGCAACGGGGGAGAGGTTCGGATCTATGTTTTTCTGGCGCTGCTGATCGGGGTCTCGTTTTATTTCGCGCTGCTCAGCGACGTCTTCGTCCAAGCGATCCGTTGGTCGATCGGCCGAATCAAGGCACTGATTCGTTTGCTTATCCGATTGGGCGACCTTCTCGTCGTGCGTCCCTTGATCGCGCTGTACCGCCTCGTCATTGTAATTTTGGGATTTTTGGCGGCCTTGTCTATTTTCCTCGGAAAACTTGTGTTACAATTGCTCTATCCTTTGTGGAAAATCGCGTTATGGATCGGACGCCCTCTCGGGCGGCGGATATCCCGCCTCGTCCGCGCGGAAGCGTGGCTGACGCCGAGCGTTCGATTCGTTGCCGACGTTCTTCGAAGGACGGGCTTATGGAGAAAGCGCAAGTAG
- the yabP gene encoding sporulation protein YabP, which produces MVDLGGGKTKRQEVRLLNRRLLEVTGVLNVDSFDSEEFLLETELGFLNVKGQNLHIKNLNLEQGLVTIEGTVNAFAYLDGAGPDKSKGFLGKLFK; this is translated from the coding sequence ATGGTGGATCTTGGTGGTGGAAAGACCAAACGGCAAGAGGTTCGGTTGCTGAACCGCCGCTTGCTCGAAGTGACGGGCGTCCTGAATGTGGACAGCTTCGACAGCGAAGAATTTCTGCTCGAAACCGAACTCGGGTTCCTTAACGTAAAGGGACAAAATTTACATATCAAGAACTTGAACCTCGAGCAAGGACTGGTCACGATCGAAGGCACCGTCAACGCCTTCGCGTATTTGGACGGCGCGGGGCCGGACAAGTCGAAAGGCTTCCTCGGTAAACTGTTCAAGTGA
- a CDS encoding transposase gives MDQAEQVAYFFRRRWPNGFSCPSCGYGAYYTISTRQLPLYECRLCGRQTSVTAGTVMAKTRTPLAKWAAAIELLASTNGVNAKQLAAHIGVKHKTAWLMLRKFRQAIGEVEDAFKLQGTVHTGLHFLAPKYIFIFLPHRHYRCERVVSVSASVGGGGQATALKLSFVPRDRLVRGFKEPTAQGKERILEEHVDRCAVKHWLNSDRMHRSPLRDCILEARSWMNRLFNGVGTKYLQSYLNEFCFRWNAAAQATSLREALDRLCIRAA, from the coding sequence ATGGATCAAGCGGAACAGGTCGCGTATTTCTTTCGGCGGCGGTGGCCGAACGGGTTTTCCTGCCCGAGCTGCGGGTACGGGGCATATTATACGATCTCGACGCGGCAGCTGCCGCTCTATGAATGCCGCCTGTGCGGCCGTCAGACGTCCGTGACCGCCGGCACCGTCATGGCCAAGACGCGCACGCCGCTCGCCAAGTGGGCCGCCGCCATCGAGCTCCTCGCCTCTACGAACGGCGTCAACGCAAAGCAGCTCGCCGCCCATATCGGCGTGAAACATAAGACGGCGTGGCTCATGCTGCGCAAATTCCGGCAAGCGATCGGCGAAGTCGAAGACGCCTTCAAGCTGCAAGGGACCGTACATACCGGGCTTCATTTCTTGGCGCCTAAATATATTTTCATCTTTCTCCCCCACCGACACTATCGTTGCGAACGCGTCGTATCCGTTTCGGCTTCCGTCGGGGGAGGCGGCCAGGCGACCGCTTTGAAGCTCTCCTTCGTACCTCGGGATCGCCTCGTCCGCGGGTTCAAGGAACCGACCGCACAGGGGAAGGAACGCATCCTCGAGGAACACGTCGATCGGTGCGCGGTCAAGCATTGGCTCAACTCCGATCGGATGCACCGTAGTCCGCTGCGGGATTGCATTCTCGAGGCTCGCAGTTGGATGAACCGACTGTTCAACGGCGTCGGTACGAAGTACCTTCAGAGCTACCTCAATGAGTTCTGCTTCCGTTGGAACGCCGCCGCCCAAGCGACCTCCTTGCGCGAGGCGTTGGATCGGCTTTGCATTAGAGCCGCCTAG